CGGGAGGCGCTTTATCTATTCATTGGAACCCTGGGGTGGGGTTCGGGGTGACGAGGCTGAAAGACCTCTCTTCGCCATGTGGGATGTCTCTATCCTGCCCTCGAGGTCGGGAGTCGATCTCCTGTCAACCAACGCACATATGAGACGGGGCGACATTCGTCGGTCCACTCAATTTCTCCGGTTACGAAATCTGAATTGGATCACGACATCATGAGGGATGACATCGTTTTCGTGTTCACCACATAAGATTTGACGTCAACCGAAGGGAAGACAAAAGAGGGGATCGGGTTCTAGCGATGCGGGTTTCTTATCCGGATAATTCGAAGGTCAAGGGTGCGCGGTTCAACATACTATGATGGGTATTCTTCTCGTTATTGACCCCGATCCTGATTCCCAAGAGTCCTGGGTGCGTCTCGGGGAATCGTGCGGAGTCGAGATAATGGTTGCAGGAAATCTTTCTGATGGAATCAGTCTCTCGACACAACAGTCTGTGGATCTCATCGTTGTCGACTTGTTTCTCCCTCAAAAAAGCGGGTTTTCGTTAATAGCGGAAATCACGTCGAAAGAACACCATCCTCCAATCATTGCGACTTTCTCAGCCGATCAAGCGCCAAAGTTTAATGTTAAACGGTTTGCTCATTTGCTGGGAGCGTCCTATACCTTCGAAAAACCTCTCAACCCCACATTATTTCTTCAAGCCTGTAGGGAGTTGGTAACGCATTTCCCACCTCACGCGGGGTAAGGATACACTGCCAGGCTAGGAGACGGTGACTCAACCTGTTTGGGGAGCACTGTTCTCTCATGATGAACAATCCCCACTGCGGTTTTGAGCCAAATCTTTTCCGTACTGTGAGAAGACACGTTAGGCCATCTGAAGGCTCCGATTGAAAGTATGGCGTTTTTTCTCTGTATGGAAATTTTTTTGTGCCGGCCAAAATACTTCTTCCTCCCTCAACGAATGAGGAGAAACATGAAAATTCAGCGTCACGTCGGGGTTGAGGAGGAATGAGTCGCCAACTTCCGTAATGACCTTCATACAGGACAGGCAAAGGGGTAAGTGCCACATCCGGTAATCAAATCCATATCCCTCCCTGAACATCTCCTGCCATTTCGTATCCTCAAGGCAGGGATAGTAGGGAGGATCGCTTTTTCGATAAAATGGCAATAAGGTTTCCAGATTTTCCCTCACCTGAAGATGAAATGATTCAGGGTTGGACGCTTGATTTTCAACCAACGATTGGACCTCTTGGGTGGTTAATCCAACTTCTTCTGCCGCCTGGAACCATCCCTTTTGCCGCCATCGTGCGAAGTTTTTATAGATGCGTTGGGTCTGCCCTTCTTCCAGACCAAGAAGGAATCCGACCTCGACCGGCTTCATGCCGTAAAAGTGATAGAACAGACAGATCAAGGCATCCCGGCTGAGAACGGCTCGATTGAGCAGGCCATCCAGAAACCGGTACAACACGGGATTGGAGGTTGACGAGGCTTTGGATTCCTGGGGCCTTCCAAAAAAATCTGATATGAACCCATCCAACAACAAGGAAGGCCGACAGGGGAGCTGGGAGGGACAGTATTCGATAAACCGTTCCACCAGATCAAACGACAGACGCAACAATAACTTTTCATGTGCCGAATTGTCGGCCCATTGCCCCATGTCTTGCAGAATACGTCGGATCAGGCCCGACGACCGTTCAAGAAAATAGGAAAAGTTTGCCGGAATGAACTGTTTGAATTCTTCAGAATTGTTAATGACACCGTTGGTTGATGGAGATAGCGTCTTCAAGGTCGTCCTCCTTGTTTGGGGGAATGAAAATGAATGAAAAAATAATGGAAAATCCTCATAGGGTCATCAGGCTGTATTGTTGTACAAATTTATCGAGATGCCCCCCATTTCTGTACTGTTAAAATCCCTTGATTCTGCCGCTACCGACCCTAGGGAAGTCATGGCTGGACGTGGAAGTTCCAAAGGAAAAATCGTAGGAAGCAGAGGACAGCCTTCTAAAAGAGAGGGAGAAAAACCCTGATTTGTCAACTGAATGGGCGGGATAGGTGTGATAGGGTTGAGGCTGAAAAACCAGAAAAATTAGGCATCCACCCGGTTTCTCCATTGGCAGCCTAGCGGGTTCATTGAGGCGAAAGGGCTTAGGTTATGTTGTCTTCCAACCAGATGGCAGAACATATTCGAAATAAAAATTGGCTGGAAACCCCGCTGGGGGACATGGCCGGATGGCCCGCTCAGCTCAAAACCTCCGTCCAAATTATCCTGGATTCGAGATATCCCATGTTTGTCTGGTGGGGGAGACATCTCATCAATATTTATAACGATGCCTATATTCCGATATTGGGGAACCGACATCCGCAGGCGTTGGGTGCTTGTGCATCGGAGATTTGGTCTGATGTCTGGGAGGTGGTTGGTCCCCAGGCCGACATTGTTTTTCAAGAAGGTCGTTCCACATGGAATGAGGATCTTCTCTTATTTATGCGTAGACATGGATTCTTAGAGGAAACCTTTTTTACATTTTCCTACAGCCCGATTAAGAATGAACAAGAAGATATCCTAGGACTCTTTTGTGCCTGTACCGAAGAAACCAGCCAGGTATTAAAAGGGCGAAGGCTTCATGCGCTCAGACGTTTGTCCGCAGTGACGGAAGAAGCCGATTCTGTGGGAGAGGTGTGTCGGCTTTCGGCGGAAATTCTCACAGACAATTCCTTTGATATTCCGTTCAGCCTCATATATTTGTGGGATAAGGACGTACGCTCTCTGTGTCTGGCCGCACAATCAGGTTTTCAGTCTGATTCACTCCTGACTCCACTTCGACTCGAGATGGATGGAGACATGTTTCATCCTCAGCCATGGTGGCCGCTGTCACTTTCCCACAGGCGGGATGAGACCGTCTTCACTATAAACAGGCAGCTGAATCTTCCCGGAGGGCCGTGGCCGGAGCCGCCCCATCAGGGGATAGTGCTGCCTGTGGAGTCCTGGGAGACACAAAAACAATCCGGCTATCTAATTGTGGGGATCAGTCCGAGGCTGGCCATTGATGACCAGTACCGTGAGTTTTTGAATCTGCTCGCGAAGGGGATCTCGGGAGCCATTAATCGTGCGCAGGTCCGGACCGAAGAGCGGAAACGGATTGAAGCCTTGGCCGAACTGAACCGGGCCAAAACCGATTTTTTCAGTAATGTGAGCCACGAGTTCCGCACACCTCTCACACTGATTCTCGGGTCTCTGGAAGAAGCGATGCAAACCACCACCTTCACCACGGCTCCTGGTGTGGAGGTGGCCCACCGAAATGCGGTGCGGATGCTGAAGCTGGTGAACACGCTATTGGACTTTTCCAGTCTGGAAGCAGGCCGCATGCAGGCCGTGTTTGAACCGGTGGATCTCTGTGAGTTGACCATTGACCTGGCATCGTCGTTTGAATCCGCCATGAAAAATGCCGGTCTGGAATTTGTCGTGTCCTGTTCCATGCTGTCTCAACCGGTCTACGTGGATCGGACCTGCTGGGAAAAGATCATGCTGAATCTGCTTTCCAATGCCTTAAAGTTCACGTTGCAAGGACGGGTGTCCATGGAAGTCAGTCCGCATGGGGAGAGCGTGGATGTCCGGATTGAGGATTCCGGAGTCGGCATGAGCCGGGAGACGCTTTCTCATGTGTTTGACCGGTTCTTTAGGGCCAAGGAAGCCCAGGGACGAACATTTGAAGGAACCGGAATCGGTCTGGCCTTAGTGAAAGAGTTGGTCGAAATGCATGGCGGGAGGATTCATGTAGAGAGTGAACCCGGAAGAGGAAGTGTGTTTACCGTGACGGTGCCGTTCGGATTTCATCACCTTCCGCCGGAGCAGGTGTGCCACACATCGACGCAACCAAAGGACGAACGTGTGGCCAAGTCGTTCATTTTGGAGACCCAGCAGTGGGCCGGAGCCACGGATCATGAACCGGCCGGTCAAAAAAATCTCCAGGATGAAGAAGCTTTACCCCAGGAAATGGATCACTCACGCCCCACCATTTTACTGGTTGAAGACAATCGGGATATGCGGAATTATTTGACGCGTTTACTGTGTGCCGACTATGAGGTGGTGTCTGTCTGTGACGGGCAGGAAGCCTTGGAGCGGATTCACACGGTCCGCCCTCACCTTATTCTGAGTGATATCATGATGCCCCGCATTGATGGACATGAATTGCTGACACGTCTTCGGTCCAATCAGGATTTTCAATCGACCCCGTTTATCTTCCTATCGGCCAGGGCCGGTCAGGAGGCCGAAATAGATGGACTTCTGACCGGTGCGGATGACTATCTCGTCAAGCCGTTTTCGGGGAGAGAGCTTCTGGCAAGGGTAAAAAAAATACTTCAATTGGCCGCGATGCGTCGTACCGCGATCGAATATCAATCACGTTTCCAGTATCTCGCCCACCACCCCGAGATCATGACCTGGATTACGGACGCAGACGGGAACTGTGTCTTCCTCAGTCAAACCTGGTATGACTTGACCGGGCAGACAGAGGCAACCGGGCTCGGTGAGGGTTGGTTGTCTGCCATTCATCCTCAGGATCGTCTATCTACCGAACAGGCGTTTTACGAAGCGAACAGAAAAAGACAGTCCGTTCGACTGGAATATCGCCTTCGGAGTGCGAAGGGTGAGTATCACTCTGTTCTGGATTCCGCCTCGCCCCGCTTTGAATCGGACGGCCGATATTTGGGGTATGTCGGTTTGGTGCTGGACCTTTCCTATCAGAAAGATATCGAGGAACAACACCTGGAAAGTGAAGAGCGATTTCGTACTCTTGCCAATACGATTTCCCAATTTGCCTGGATGGCTGATTCCACGGGATGGGGATATTGGTACAACGCACGCTGGTACGAGTATACCGGGACCACGTTCAAGGATATGGAAGGGTGGGGCTGGAGGAAAGTCCATCACCCCGATCATGTCGACCGGGTGGTTGAAAAAATCCGCCGCTGTTTTCAATCCGGGCACATATGGGAGGACACCTTTCCTCTCAAGGGCAAGGACGGTGAATACCGATGGTTTCTCTCAAGAGCCGTGCCCATTCGGAATCAGCATGGGGAGGTCGTGCGATGGATCGGCACCAATACGGACATTACCGAATTAAAAACTACACAGGAGCAACTCCAACACCTGACGATCAAATTAGAAAGCCAAATTGCCAAACGCACGGAAGAGCTGCGGCATAATCAATCCCGTTTGCAGGCACTCGTGGGTGAACTGATTCTGACGGAACAGCGCGAACGACGGAGGATTGCCGAGGAACTTCATGATTTTCTGGCGCAACTCCTCGTCGCCTGCCGGTTGCACGTCAACAGACTTGAGCAGATGAGTCACGAGGGTCACATGCTTCCGGTTCTTCAAGAAATTGATCGCATTCTCAACCAATCGGTGGCGTATACACGCTCGCTGGTGGCTCAATTGGTCCCGTCAGTGTTGTATCAATTCGGGTTACTCAAGGCTTTGCAGTGGTTGGCAGAGGATATGAAACAATATGGACTGACCGTGGAAGTCAAAATGGAGCGCGACCATCTGACGCTCACCGAGAATGAGGCGGTGCTTTTGTTTCAATCCATTCGTGAACTTATGATGAACGTGGTGAAACATGCCGGCGCGGACACCGTCTATCTGGCCGTCAGCCTTTCCTCACCGGATGAGGTCTGTATCGACATTTCGGATCGGGGCGTTGGCTTCGATCCCAACCTCATCGAAAAACATAGCCATACGGCCAATCAATTCGGATTGTTCAGTATTCGAGAACGCATGTCTTTATTAGGTGGACGGATGGTCATAGACTCGAGTCCCGGTTCCGGAACACGCATCCGCTTGTATGTGGCCCTCTCTGAGCATGACCAATCACATGTGACCGTACCTTTTTCAGATGGTGCACCTTCGATAGCCCAGGGAGCCGGTCAAGGCTCAAGTCCGGAAATGTCCTCGGGTTATCGAGTCCTTTTGGTCGATGACCATGCCGTGGTTCGACAGGGATTGCGAAGTTTGCTGGATGCCTGGCCCGACGTCGAGGTTGTCGGAGAAGCGGGGGATGGGATCGAAGCCATCCGTCTGACAGAATCTCTGCAACCGGATGTGGTGGTCATGGATATTAATATGCCACATATGAACGGTATTGACGCCACCAGGCAGATTCGTCAGAACAACCCCAATATTCAGGTGATCGGATTATCGGTTCGTCAGGATAAGGAAACGGAGCAAGCCATGCGTGAAGCCGGTGCGGCCGGCTATTTGTCCAAGGAAACTGCCGGACAAGACCTGTATCGCATGATTGCCCGTATAGCCCGGCTGCATCAAAACTTCAGTTAAACCTCTACGCAGATTCTGAATCCCGGATAATTTTTGTTTGTGCCCGCCAAATTTGTCAACTGACATTCCCGGGGTTTTTCCTCATGGTATCCAAGACCGTTCCTGCTCATCTTTCAGTCAATGGGATACGCCTTTGCTGGTTTACACTGTTATCATTGCTCTGATTTTTGGCCTTTCGGCCGGTCCTGGAATGGCCGCAGAGGACGTGGAAAATACTGCCGAGGTTACTGGAAAAGAGGTTCAAAAGGTACAGGATATCGAGATAGCCGTGGCCATTAAAAACCGGTTGTCCAGGGTCGATCGCCAATCGTTTTCCTCAATTGAAGTGTCAGTGAAGGATGGCATTGCCACCTTGACCGGGACAGCCGACAGTCTTTGGATTCAGCAGCGTGCCACGGAAATTTCTCAGGCTATTCGTGGCGTTGGAGGGGTCATCGATCGCATCTCAGTGGGACCGGTCGTGACAAACGACGATACCGGCCTACAGCGACAACTTGAATACCTCTTCCTCCAAGATCCGGTGGTGGAGCGCGACGACATTCATGTTGATGTGGTCGAAGGAGTCGTCACCTTGACGGGTCAGGTGCACTCCCGGCAAGAACAACACACTGCGCTCAATTTAGCCAAAATGGTCAAAGGCATTCGCGAGGTTCGGGACCTTTTGAAGGTGGAGAGCGTTCCAGATAGGCCGGATTCAATCCTGAAGGAGGAAATCACCCATCGTCTGGCATTTGATGTCTGGGTGGTCAACCCATCCCTCTTACATGTCCAGGTGGAAAAGGGTCGCGCGATTCTGACTGGACAGGTGGAAAGCGTATACGAAAAAAGTCGGATTGCCGAATTGGCATGGGTCGAAGGTGTGCAGGACGTGGATGTGAGCGGTATCACCATTAATTGGGTGTCGCCGGATCCGATGATGCGGACTCAGCGTCCCGCGTTTACGGACCGGGAAGTTGCCACTGCCATTCAAAAAGTGCTGGCGTATGACCGCCGAGTCGCGCCATTCGGGATCAGTGTGACGGTAAAAAATGGGACGGTGACCTTGAAAGGAAGTGTACCCTTTCTCTCCATTAGACGTGAGGCTGAGCACAACGCCAATAACACGGTCGGGGTCCAATCCGTCAACAATCTTATCATCGTCCAGTCCAAAGCGACTCCAAAGGATGCCGATATCCAGGCCCGGTTGTTCGCCGCGTTTTCACGAGATCCTGTCTTGAAGCCCTTCTCCCTCGGGGGATCGGTCAAAAAAGGAGCTGTCCTGCTAACGGGGACGGTCGATTCGATTTATGAACGAAACCATGCCGAAAACGTGGCATCCCGGATCCGAGGCGTGACAAGCCTGACCAATCACATCAGCTTTTCAAATTCCGAAATCGAAAAAACGGACTGGGAAATCCAACTGGATTTCGAAAACCAGGTGTGGTGGAGCCCCTTCTTATCGAGCCAGGATATTGTGGCGACGGTGGAAGATGGCAAGGCGACCTTGTCCGGATCAGTTCAGCATATGCACCACCGGCTCATGGCCGAACAGCAGGCGTTTGAGGCAGGAGCCTCGATCGTCATCAACCGCTTGCGAGTGGGAAAATCTCTCGCTTCTTCTGATTTGTTCAGTCAAGACATTCATTCCCGACGTTGAAAGTCGGGCTGGTCCAAATCGGAACAATCAAATCCATTTTCACTCTAATCCCCATCGTTTCAATTTTGTATGAAATCCTCTTTTGAGTGCCAGGGAAGGCATGAAATCCTCCCCATAGCCCGCTTAGGTATTTAACCTCAAGGGTAATAGAGAGTAGCGCGAATTACCGGGACGCGTAAAATCAAAAGACTTTTTTCATACTTTTTTTTAATTTTTTTTCGTTTTTATCACCTAACTAATCACCTAACCCATAGGGAGGACATGGTAATGAAATGCACTATTAGCACCCCTGGCCAACAAGTGGTCCTGACACTCACCGTGGATCTCAGTATTAATACCCCTAATTTGAGTCGAACCGACATGTTATTGGAGCGTGTGGTCTCGTCGCCGATTTCCTTACTCATTTTAGATTTACGGTCCTTGTCATGTGTGAATTCTATCGGGACCTGGACCATCTTCCAGATTGTGTTTAAAGCCAGGGAACAGGGGAAAGGTGTATTTTTGTATAACATGCAACCTTCCATTCAACCCTATTTGAAAGAGGCAGGAATATTGGAATTGTCCACCTCAATTGAATCCCAGGAGGAGCTCGGAAATGTGTTAGAAGGGAATTTCCGGCTTCCGAGGTTATGTGCAAATGGGGAAAAGTTGAAGACCCCATTAAACGAAAGGCAGGTATCATCTGCCGGAATAGCATCGGTGTAGAAAACGCGCCTGACTTGAGAAATGTATGTTTGAATGATCAGGTGATTGCAGGGTTCAGACGTGAAGGAGTGTTGCGAAATGGTCAGCTCATTCATCATCCTGACTTGTGGCGGGAGTTAGGTCGCAGAAGTGAAAACTGCCATATGAATAATTTTAATCCCCTTTCCACAAGTGGTTAGGTACACCGATGGAGAATGAAACCGAATAAATTTCGGCACATGCTCTTTCTTTGAAACCGTGAGGTAGAGTAATATTCACACGAACTTCGCGGAAAGCCAAGACTTTTAGTGACTAGAAAAAAAGATTCGTCCAAGGGTCGATCAGCATCCTCCCCTGCTCCCTCGCCGAAGCAATCCCCAACCGTCAAAAAAGCACGGAAGTCCTCCAATAGCCCAAAGGCTTCCTCTTCAGCACCAAGCCCTACACCAGATTCCCAGAGGGTGGCGGCTGATTCGCAGTCCAATGCCTTTCCCATTGCCGGGATCGGCGCTTCGGCTGGAGGGCTCGAGGCATTGGGCGGGTTCTTTTCCACGCTTCCTGAGGATAGCGGAATGGCTTTTGTGGTGATTCAGCACCTGGCTCCCGATCGCGAAAGCCTGATGCCGGAATTGCTGACGCGGAAGACCTCGCTGCCGATTCATGTCGCGGTAGATGAAACGTTAGTCGAACCCAATCATATTTATATTATGCCTCCGAACACGCAATTGAGCATTGAGGGTGGATTTTTGCGAGTGGACCGTCCTTCACAAGTGCATGGCCTTCGAACGCCCATCGATAAGTTTTTCCAATCCCTGGCCGAAGATCAGGGTCCATTTGCCATCGGAGTGATTCTGTCCGGCGCAGGGTCCGACGGAGCAGTCGGGCTTCGATCCGTGAAGGAGCATGGCGGGTTAACGATTGCCCAATCAGCCGAAACGGCCCAATTCTCCGGGATGCCGACGAGTGCCATTCTGACCGGATTGATCGATCATATCCTCCCGGTCGAAGCCATCGCGGAAGTGCTGATTCTCTATGCGAAGTATTTATACGAATTACGGGACGGGAAAGGACTGGACACCCTTCGTGCAGAAGCGCTGAACCACTTAGACGTGATCTGTTCGCATCTGCACCGTCGGACCGGACACGATTTCCGTGGCTACAAACGGAATACGATGGGTCGGCGGGTTCAGCGGCGCATGCAGATTCTGCACATTGCCTCTCCCGCGAGTTATGTCAAACGATTACAGGAGGACTCGGATGAAGTCGATGGGTTGTTTAAGGAGCTGTTAATCGGTGTGACGCAATTTTTTAGAGATCCGGAAGCGTTTGCATTTTTCTCCGGCACGATCGTCCCCAAGATCGTGCAATCCAAACAAAACGATGAAGCCATCCGGGTGTGGGTCCCGGGCTGTTCGACGGGAGAAGAAGCGTATTCGCTGGCGATTCTCTTTCATGAATACCTCCGTCGGGAACATCTTAGCATTCCTATTCAAATCTTCGGGACGGATATTGATGAACGGGCATTGGATTTTGCCCGCCGTGGACGATATCCGGAGAGCATTCGGGAGGATGTGCCGCCCGATCGACTGTTCCAGTTCTTTGAACAGGAGGGTTCCGTTTATCGGGTCGCCAAGGAAATACGCGAATTATGTATCTTTTCCTTTCATAATCTCGTCGGCAATCCCCCGTTTTCCCGCATGGATGTGATTTCCTGCCGGAACCTGTTGATCTACATGGAACCCGATCTTCAGAATCAGATGTTTGCCGTGTTTCATTATTCCCTCAACCCTGAGGGCTATCTGTTTCTCGGCGCGTCGGAACAGGCGGAAGACCAATCCCGATTCTTTCACTCCGTGAATAAACGCTTTCGGGTGTTTCAACCCAAAGAGATCATGCGCCGCACATTTCCCAACTTTCCGATACGGGGACCGCGTGGCCGCCTGCCTACTGCGAAACCGGCTCTGTTTCCCCAGATGCAGGACCCCTTCACGCACACCTTCGATCAACTGGTGAGAGAGGAGTACGGTCCTCCCGCGGTGTTGATCGATAAAGATTGCCATGTGCAATATGTCTCCGGCCGGACCGGGACCTACCTGCAGCTTCCCTCAGGTTCGCTCGACGTGAATTTGATCAATATGGTCACGCCGGATTTGCGTATGCCCTTGCGAACCGGAATATTCAAGGCCGTGAAAACCGGCAAGGAAGTGGTCAACCCCAATATTCAATTGGCTGTGAATGATGATCTGCAATCTGTGGATATCATTGTTCGTCCGCTGTTTCATGCCAAGCAATCATCCGATCTGCTGATGGTGGTCTTCCGTGAGAAAGGACTCACCCGGAAATCTTCCAAAGTCCCGAAGAAATACTCCAAAGGCGAGCACCGGACGATCACGGACTTGGAGCAGGAAATTCACGCCACCAAGGAGCATTTGCAAACGGCCCTGGAAGAACTGGAGACCTCCAACCAGGATTTGAAATTTTCCAATCAGGAATTGATGTCGGTCAATGAGGAGCTCCAATCCGCCAATGAAGAACTGCAAACATCCACGGAAGAATTGCAGTCGATCAATGAAGAATTGGAAACGGTCAATGCGCAACTCTCAGGAAAAGTGGAGGAACTGGATCACGCCAATAGCGATATGGAAAATCTTTTTCGGACGACGGACATTGCCACGTTATTTCTAAATGCCGATTTAGGTATTCAGAAATACACGCCTGCTGCCCAAAAGATGTTTCAGTTTTTGGATACCGATCTCGGCCGGCCCATCACTCAATTGTCCTCATTTTCTGAGGATAAAACGTTAATGGGGGATATTCGGGAGGTGCTGCGCACCTCACGGATTAAGGAGCGGACGCGCCGATTTTCTCATGACACCCGGACATTTTTCTCACGATTGACTCCCTACCAAAGCAGCAACAATGAGGTCGAGGGAGTCGTGCTGACCTTTGTGGACATCACGCAGCTTTCCAATGTGGAAGATCAAGTGCTTCGTTTCTCTCAACAACAGAAGGTGATGGCGGACTTCGCCCAGTTGGCGCTTCAGGAAAGAGATGTGCAGAGGGTCATGGACGCATGTGTGACACTCCTGAGTCAGACCTTACCGATCGAAATGGCCAAAGTGCTTGAATTATTGCCGGGAGGAGAGTCTCTCCTTCTTCGCGCCGGAATCGGATGGAAAGAAGGATTGGTCGGCCATGCGGTGGTGGGCACCGATCTCGATTCCCAGGCTGGGTATACGCTGATATGCGACAAGCCCGTGATCGTCAAAGATCTATCCCGGGAAAGCCGGTTTTCCGGTCCCTCCTTACTGATTGATCATCAGGTGACCAGTGGCATGAGTTGCATCATCCGGGATCAGGACGGCAATCCGCACGGAGTGCTCGGTGTGCATACGTCATCGAGTCGGGAGTTTGGGGAGAAGGAGGTAGAGTTCCTACAAGCCATGGCCAATATTCTGGCCTCGGCCATACACCGGAAAAATATCGAAAATAAACTGCAGTCCATGACCGAATCGCTGGAAGGCCGCGTCGCTGAACGGACACAGGAACTCCTTCAGCATCAACACCGACTGCGTCAACTGTCCTTAGACCTTATTCTCACCGAACAACGGGAACGGCGTCGCATTGCCACCGAATTACATGATTATTTGGGCCAGTTGCTGGTTGTGGGGAAGATCAAAGTCAGTCAGTTGCAACAAGCCGATCTTTCGAATCGGCAGGCACCTCTTGTGCGGGAAATGGAAGAATCTCTGGATGAGGCGTTGCAATACACGCGGGATCTCATTCCTCAAATCAGTCCGCCCATCTTGTATGAATTCGGGTTCATGGCAGCCATCCGATGGTTGGCCGAAAAAATGGGCCGGTATGATTTGCGCGTCACGGTGACCTCTCATGTTGATGATCATCTATTAAATCTTCCGGAATCCGACTCAATTATTCTGTATCAGGTCATCAGGGAATTATTGTTGAATGTGATGAAGCATGCCCAAACCCAGGAAGCCTCCATTGTCCTCAATTTAGTCTCACCGGAGTTTTTTGGAATAGAAGTGGCGGATCGCGGATGTGGTTTTGATCTGTCCTCGACCCGTGAAACTCATTCCCACTACGAAAAATTCGGCCTGTTAAATGTGCAAGAACGCGTGGAAAGTCTTGGAGGTGAATGTGAGGTTCTTTCGACTGTCGGTGCGGGCACCCGCGTGCTGATCAAGATGCCTTTTTCCTTTCAAGATGCTGAGTTGGAGGCCATTCAGCTCTCCTCTCCTGCCAAGGCTGTGGAGATTGCGAATCCCGGGAAAATGGAGGAAAGCATTCGGGTCGTGCTTGCGGATGACCATCCCATATTCCGTGAAGGATTGAGCACCATGTTAAATGCCTGCCCCGATATTCAGGTGGTCGGAGAAGCCCAAAACGGCGAACAGGCGGTTGAGCTTGTTCGGTCTCTCCATCCTGATGTGGTGGTGATGGATATCAATATGCCGGTGATGAACGGAATAGAAGCTACCCGCCTCATCAAAGCCAGCCACCCGTCAGTCTATGTTATCGGGTTGTCCATGCATGGGGATCAGATCGTGACCAAGAACTTTGCAGAGGCTGGAGGAGATGAATATGTTTCCAAAGGGGATTCATTCGGTTCCTTCGCCGAATTCATTCGATCCAGTCAAAAAAATCGATGATGTCTCTTGAGCCCCTCACATAAAAATTAAGTCCCAGGAGCGAAGAAGGGAAGCGAAAGAATCTCGCTATACCTATCGCACGCGTGACCATCATTTTCGACTTCCCGGTTCTACGGTTGTCATGCTGAGCTGCAGGCGAAGCATCTCCCCAGGCCAAGGCCCGGTTGGGCCGGGCTCAGATCCTTCGTCAGACTCCGGATGACAATGCCGAGGGGCTGGATAATGATCGCCCCACCATATCGGTGTCATGCTGAGCTGCAGGCGAAGCATCTGGCCAAGCCGTGACTCGGTTGAGCCAAGCCTAGATCCTTCGTCCGACTCAGGATGACCAAGCGGAGG
Above is a window of Candidatus Nitrospira neomarina DNA encoding:
- a CDS encoding response regulator produces the protein MMGILLVIDPDPDSQESWVRLGESCGVEIMVAGNLSDGISLSTQQSVDLIVVDLFLPQKSGFSLIAEITSKEHHPPIIATFSADQAPKFNVKRFAHLLGASYTFEKPLNPTLFLQACRELVTHFPPHAG
- a CDS encoding response regulator — encoded protein: MLSSNQMAEHIRNKNWLETPLGDMAGWPAQLKTSVQIILDSRYPMFVWWGRHLINIYNDAYIPILGNRHPQALGACASEIWSDVWEVVGPQADIVFQEGRSTWNEDLLLFMRRHGFLEETFFTFSYSPIKNEQEDILGLFCACTEETSQVLKGRRLHALRRLSAVTEEADSVGEVCRLSAEILTDNSFDIPFSLIYLWDKDVRSLCLAAQSGFQSDSLLTPLRLEMDGDMFHPQPWWPLSLSHRRDETVFTINRQLNLPGGPWPEPPHQGIVLPVESWETQKQSGYLIVGISPRLAIDDQYREFLNLLAKGISGAINRAQVRTEERKRIEALAELNRAKTDFFSNVSHEFRTPLTLILGSLEEAMQTTTFTTAPGVEVAHRNAVRMLKLVNTLLDFSSLEAGRMQAVFEPVDLCELTIDLASSFESAMKNAGLEFVVSCSMLSQPVYVDRTCWEKIMLNLLSNALKFTLQGRVSMEVSPHGESVDVRIEDSGVGMSRETLSHVFDRFFRAKEAQGRTFEGTGIGLALVKELVEMHGGRIHVESEPGRGSVFTVTVPFGFHHLPPEQVCHTSTQPKDERVAKSFILETQQWAGATDHEPAGQKNLQDEEALPQEMDHSRPTILLVEDNRDMRNYLTRLLCADYEVVSVCDGQEALERIHTVRPHLILSDIMMPRIDGHELLTRLRSNQDFQSTPFIFLSARAGQEAEIDGLLTGADDYLVKPFSGRELLARVKKILQLAAMRRTAIEYQSRFQYLAHHPEIMTWITDADGNCVFLSQTWYDLTGQTEATGLGEGWLSAIHPQDRLSTEQAFYEANRKRQSVRLEYRLRSAKGEYHSVLDSASPRFESDGRYLGYVGLVLDLSYQKDIEEQHLESEERFRTLANTISQFAWMADSTGWGYWYNARWYEYTGTTFKDMEGWGWRKVHHPDHVDRVVEKIRRCFQSGHIWEDTFPLKGKDGEYRWFLSRAVPIRNQHGEVVRWIGTNTDITELKTTQEQLQHLTIKLESQIAKRTEELRHNQSRLQALVGELILTEQRERRRIAEELHDFLAQLLVACRLHVNRLEQMSHEGHMLPVLQEIDRILNQSVAYTRSLVAQLVPSVLYQFGLLKALQWLAEDMKQYGLTVEVKMERDHLTLTENEAVLLFQSIRELMMNVVKHAGADTVYLAVSLSSPDEVCIDISDRGVGFDPNLIEKHSHTANQFGLFSIRERMSLLGGRMVIDSSPGSGTRIRLYVALSEHDQSHVTVPFSDGAPSIAQGAGQGSSPEMSSGYRVLLVDDHAVVRQGLRSLLDAWPDVEVVGEAGDGIEAIRLTESLQPDVVVMDINMPHMNGIDATRQIRQNNPNIQVIGLSVRQDKETEQAMREAGAAGYLSKETAGQDLYRMIARIARLHQNFS
- a CDS encoding BON domain-containing protein codes for the protein MLVYTVIIALIFGLSAGPGMAAEDVENTAEVTGKEVQKVQDIEIAVAIKNRLSRVDRQSFSSIEVSVKDGIATLTGTADSLWIQQRATEISQAIRGVGGVIDRISVGPVVTNDDTGLQRQLEYLFLQDPVVERDDIHVDVVEGVVTLTGQVHSRQEQHTALNLAKMVKGIREVRDLLKVESVPDRPDSILKEEITHRLAFDVWVVNPSLLHVQVEKGRAILTGQVESVYEKSRIAELAWVEGVQDVDVSGITINWVSPDPMMRTQRPAFTDREVATAIQKVLAYDRRVAPFGISVTVKNGTVTLKGSVPFLSIRREAEHNANNTVGVQSVNNLIIVQSKATPKDADIQARLFAAFSRDPVLKPFSLGGSVKKGAVLLTGTVDSIYERNHAENVASRIRGVTSLTNHISFSNSEIEKTDWEIQLDFENQVWWSPFLSSQDIVATVEDGKATLSGSVQHMHHRLMAEQQAFEAGASIVINRLRVGKSLASSDLFSQDIHSRR
- a CDS encoding STAS domain-containing protein, which translates into the protein MKCTISTPGQQVVLTLTVDLSINTPNLSRTDMLLERVVSSPISLLILDLRSLSCVNSIGTWTIFQIVFKAREQGKGVFLYNMQPSIQPYLKEAGILELSTSIESQEELGNVLEGNFRLPRLCANGEKLKTPLNERQVSSAGIASV